The genomic DNA AAGTCTCTCATCGAGGATCTCGATGCACATCAAGTAATGCTCACGCCGTTGTCACTGACTCAACCTCTCATAGTAACATACCAACTGTTCAACTTCCCCCCTTTACTTTTTTATCTGTTCTCCGTTTACCCAATACCCTAAACCAACAGTTCCCCGTTTCTCTCGGCCTACCTGACCCGGAAATTCACATGCGATTAGCACATTCAATGGCAAGCCAATCCCCTTTCCAAGGCAATGCCATCGCCGTTAGGGGCGACACCGGTCTCGCCCTATCACGCTACCCCGTCGTCCGCGGCGCCACGGTCTCCATCTACGCCACCTCGGCCGacaacctcgccgccgcaatCGCTGGCATCGAGAAGGACATGCCCAAAGCCCGGGACCGCATCATGAGCAACGTGGTCGACATCGGCAAGTTTGAAACCGTGAAGGCGTGGATCGACACTACCGTCGAGAGGTTCGGCAAGCTCAACGGCGCGGTCAACGTTGCAGGTTACTCCCCTCCTCTGTCTTTTCTGTCCCACACCTCGACAACATTTGGCATTGGGAGCCCCTTTCAAAGCCATTCGAAGGAGAAAAACCTTCCGAAATGACATCGAGCTACACACTGCTGACAGATGGCTATGTGGATGAGGGATTGGTAAGAAAGAAATCCCGCACCGGTGACATATATCGGGAACATGAGGAGACTGGCCAAGCGCAAGTCGTACAACCAAACTTGATAATACTACCTGCACTCCCCTTCCTCGTTCCCGGGAAACGGGTCATCCTCATCGTTTGTGCTGGTCCCGGTTAGCTGGGTCGGAGACATCCTGCTACCTGAACCAGCGATGGTGCAAGGAGGTGTTGGCAGTGCTGCCTCTAGAAACTGGGTTTAAACACTCTGTGGTACCCCTCTGGCAGTGGCACTTGAGTTCGAGGATGTAACGCCTTTCAAATGATTTCACGGGCTTGAAGCATTTGGCCAACTACATGGATATAACTTGAACCTCACAAGTGCCTCCGGGTCATGTTAGGACGCAGGTGAACCCGCCCTCTTTGAGGGGCTCGCTGCTAGTCACCACCATCACGACGACAGCCATTGCTGCCCTAATAGTGGCGTTGCGTTTGTTTACGAGATCCCACATCGTTCGGAAAAGCATCAATATTGACGACTATAATTTTTTCTTATTGAGAGACATCAGTATGTTCGAAGCTTACGAAAGATAGTCATGGTTGTCGTTGCTTTAGCCTTCTCAATGGCCTTGCcgggcatcgtcatcaagtGTGGGATTTCCCGAGTATATCAATAACTGCAGGGCTGTGGCTAATGTTTCTACATCTTAGAAATATAGACCGGAGTTTCATACCACATGTGGGATATCCTATGGTCGACTTACAATATCTGGAACCCTCTGGTATTCGATTCCTTTAGACTTGATGGGGAAACCTATCGACTGACCTGAGACCCTTTGGCGCAGTACACCATATGCGCGACCATCTTCTACGCTCTCAACATCAGCCAAAGctctccatcctcttcctgcACCTTAGACTCTCCCCAGAAAAGCGATTTCGTCAAGTCGTCTATAGCCTTGCAGGCATTGTCGTTTACTACTCGATCGTTTACGTCTCGACATATTCGGCTGCCGGCCGACCAGGGCCAGCTGGGATTTGGCAGTCCCAGAGAGCAAAAAATCTTGCGTGGACAAGCTGACCATGTACATGGTACTCAGCATCGCCAATATTGTCATGGACGCCTTCatcttgctgctgccgctgctcaTCATCGTGCCTCTTCAGATGGCGCCGCGGCAGAAGGCTTCCCTCGTCCTGCTCTTTGCAAAGTAGTAACTTGGATACTGCGGGTGAGATGAACGGTGCACCAACGTGAAGACGGTGCCTGTCTCGGCTGAAAATCGACATTCGAGGAATGAGCCCGGCATCATGGTCCGGCGAGAAACGATGGTGGTGGAACAATAAGGCCAATGAGCTGTGCTAATGATGGCTCGAAATGGAACCCAAGGGAAGCGAATAGACAAGTGAATCTTGCGGGTTTCGACTAGGCCAGATGTTGCTCATTGAGAGACACTACTCGTCCGAAGAGTGTGCTACACCGTCAGCTCCGATATCGTCGTTCAAAATCATGGGCAACTTCGCAAGCCAGTGAAGTTCAAATAGGCTAGAGCATGGACAGGCCATCAAAGTACGGCCCGGATGTGTCCTGCCATTCGAAGCACAGGTA from Colletotrichum higginsianum IMI 349063 chromosome 3, whole genome shotgun sequence includes the following:
- a CDS encoding 3-alpha-(Or 20-beta)-hydroxysteroid dehydrogenase; amino-acid sequence: MASQSPFQGNAIAVRGDTGLALSRYPVVRGATVSIYATSADNLAAAIAGIEKDMPKARDRIMSNVVDIGKFETVKAWIDTTVERFGKLNGAVNVAGYSPPLSFLSHTSTTFGIGSPFQSHSKEKNLPK